In a genomic window of Gambusia affinis linkage group LG04, SWU_Gaff_1.0, whole genome shotgun sequence:
- the LOC122829858 gene encoding E3 ubiquitin-protein ligase RBBP6-like isoform X3, producing the protein MSCVHYKFSSKLDYNTVTFDGLHITLSELKKQIMARERLKATDCDLQITNAQTREEYTDDEAHIPKHSSVIVRRTPIGGVKPAGRTFIVDRSDTAVVGSSRPVCKTNPEQHFVLLLTSLSPTLSGFSHFS; encoded by the exons ATGTCGTGTGTTCACTATAAATTTTCTTCCAAACTGGACTACAACACAGTCACGTTCGATGGACTGCATATTACACTTAGCGAGCTTAAGAAGCAGATTATGGCTCGGGAGCGCCTCAAGGCCACAGACTGCGACCTGCAAATCACCAATGCGCAGACGCGAGAAG aatacaCAGATGATGAGGCCCACATCCCAAAACACTCGTCTGTCATCGTCCGCCGCACTCCGATTGGTGGAGTAAAACCTGCTGGCAGGACGTTCATTGT AGATCGTTCTGACACAGCTGTGGTTGGATCTTCTAGACCCGTATGTAAAACAAACCCAGAACAACACTTTGTCCTCCTCCTCACATCTCTCTCTCCCACTCTATCTGGCTTTAGTCACTTCTCTTGA